One Thioclava sp. ES.031 genomic window, GCCAGCGCTTGAGGTTCGGCTTGTCGTCGAGCGTCTGCTCCTGACCTTCCCAAAGCGAGGCCCAGCCCCAGGAGGCCATATCTGCGATCGAGTAGAAATCACCCGCGAGGTAGCGGGTCTCGGCCAGACGGCGGTCCATCACGCCATAAAGCCGCCCCGTCTCGGCGCGGTAGCGATCCTTCGCATAGGGCAGATCCTGCGGCGGCTCGAGCTTGGGCGCGTATTTCAGGAAGTGGTGCGCCTGACCGGCCATCGGGCCGAGCCCGCCGACCTGCCAGAACAGCCATTCGTCGACCGCGATCCGGTCGCGCTCGGTCTCGCCGTAGAATTGGCCGGTCTTGCGGGCGAGATATTGCAG contains:
- a CDS encoding glutathione S-transferase N-terminal domain-containing protein, encoding MIDLYFWPTPNGWKISIALEEMGLPYETHLVNIGKGEQFAPEFLKISPNNRMPAIIDRDGPDGEPVSIFESGAILQYLARKTGQFYGETERDRIAVDEWLFWQVGGLGPMAGQAHHFLKYAPKLEPPQDLPYAKDRYRAETGRLYGVMDRRLAETRYLAGDFYSIADMASWGWASLWEGQEQTLDDKPNLKRWLDEVGERPAVKAGRALSAEERSDNSSREAQKNLFKR